TTGCAAAAATTACCGATTTTATTTGCCATTGATAGAGCGGGAATTGTGGGTGCAGATGGCGCGACACATGGGGGATTTTTTGATTTAAGTTATTTGCGCTGCATTCCCCATTTAATTATCATGACTCCCAGTGATGAAAATGAATGTCGTCAATTATTAAGCACAGGATTTTATTATCGCCAAGGCCCTAGTGCGGTGCGTTATCCACGGGGTTATGGTTTGGGAATTAAAATTGATTCTGAATTAAAAACGCTGCCGATTGGTAAAAGCCAATTGCGTCGTCAAGGACAGCGCATTGCATTATTGGTTTTTGGTACGTTATTATCAGCCGCATTAACGGCGGCGGATGCGCTTAATGCAACGGTGATTGATATGCGTTTTGTTAAGCCATTAGATGTTGAACAAATCCAACATGTGGCCAATACGCACGAGCTAATTGTCACGCTAGAAGAAAACGTGATTCAAGGTGGCGCAGGCAGTGCAGTGAATGAATGTTTATTGGCTTTGGGTTATTCTATTTCTGTGTTAAATTTAGGTTTACCCGATCATTTTATTGAACACGGCACACAAGCAGAATTATTGCGCGAATGTGATTTAGATAGCGAAGGCATTATTCGTTCTATTACTCGTCATTTGCGTTTAATTAAACCAGATGATTATTTAGTGGAATCGGCTTGATTCAGGTTTTCCTGTTGTTGATCATCTAATTTGTCAGAATCAATTTTGAATCTTCAGAAATTCTGTAAATTCTGATTCTGACAAAATAAGAGCTTTATAGATCACATCATTTTTATATCCATAGCAACACCATTACCCTACTCCCAATCGGTTTCTTAACCACCGCCAACCCGCATTCCAAACCGCATTTATATTAGGTTTAGGACGGCGACAAAAACCCTCATCATTAATAAACACAATTTCTTTTGCTAACCACGACAATAACGGCAAAGTGGCATAATCCGATTGCACCACCAGATCATAACGCCCACGCATTTGCCAATAGTGCCACAAACGTCGCCCGCGTGAAGCGGCAATTGTGATAAATTGCGCATTTGGCAATTGATAAGGTAATGGCTTTCCTTGCACCGCTAAATAATATACCGTTAAATCTCGGCGTTGCAACAAAGCCCGCGCAAAAGATTCTTGCACTTTTGTCGCTTGCAAATCGACCGTGAAAGAAATCAATATTGTTTTAATAGAGTTGTCCATTAAAACCTCTATTAATTTTTGATTCGGCTGATAGGCATAATCCAGAGAAATCGCTTTTTTACCCAAACGATTTTGTTCAAAATCGCTAATAGCCGCATCGTGTAATTGTGCCAAATCGCTTTTACCAATTAAATGATAATAAACCGATTTTTTTAAAATATACGTCTTAATTCGGTGCAAATCTCTGGCAGTTGCGCCATGTGTTTTTAATAAATCCAAGATGTTACGATTATCATAATAAAGCACCCACGTTGGCACTTTAGCGGCTGCCGATAAGTGCCAAATTAAAGACCGCGCTGACACCACCACACGCCCACCTTGCGCCCGAATTCGCAAGCACCATTCCACGTCATCAAAATGAATAAAATAATCGCGCCATAAGCCCGCCTCACGCGCTACTTCGCTGCGAATGAGCAAAGAAGCCGCCGCGACATAATCCACATCCATATACGGTTGACAGTGCATTAATTGCTGACTTAAATCCGCGGGCATTGATAATAATTCCACCACATTAATACCCCGCCATAAAGGAATTTCTTGCAAATGGCGATTTAATACCAATTGACCCAAACCGCGATCT
The DNA window shown above is from Thioflexithrix psekupsensis and carries:
- a CDS encoding glycosyltransferase family 2 protein, with translation MNSPSILIIIVTWNKKDYVLDLLHSLDKLDYPREALDVVVVDNSSQDGTAEAIKKHYPAIHLLCNAENLGGTGGFNTGLAWAFQQPLDRYRYLWLLDNDVLVHRAALNELVALLESQSDIAIAGSTMMQLDYPWRINEMGAYLDRGLGQLVLNRHLQEIPLWRGINVVELLSMPADLSQQLMHCQPYMDVDYVAAASLLIRSEVAREAGLWRDYFIHFDDVEWCLRIRAQGGRVVVSARSLIWHLSAAAKVPTWVLYYDNRNILDLLKTHGATARDLHRIKTYILKKSVYYHLIGKSDLAQLHDAAISDFEQNRLGKKAISLDYAYQPNQKLIEVLMDNSIKTILISFTVDLQATKVQESFARALLQRRDLTVYYLAVQGKPLPYQLPNAQFITIAASRGRRLWHYWQMRGRYDLVVQSDYATLPLLSWLAKEIVFINDEGFCRRPKPNINAVWNAGWRWLRNRLGVG